A window from Chitinophaga filiformis encodes these proteins:
- a CDS encoding PorP/SprF family type IX secretion system membrane protein produces the protein MRNILSIILVLPFLIFTGNTATAQTDPHFSQYYVYPSWLNPALTGAFDGQYRISAIYRNQWGNISDPFSTYGVAADFTTNKQFNFGASVLNQKAGDGGYNYTTAYGSASYTGVRLGAAGTHRIVFGLQFGMIQRKFDASKLTFGDQWNPITGYNPGTPSGDAFSRTSATSFDAGAGVLYYDAEPGKKYNLFGGFSVSHLTRPTDQFSKNGDARFPMRFTGHAGVKLAITDAISVTPNLLYLRQGNAEEKMAGAYGQLFVNPITDVLLGVNYRFKDAVSTHAGFTYKSFTLGVSYDINTSELSKIARGSNSFELSLTFIGRKLFRSQEVEFVCPRL, from the coding sequence ATGAGAAATATACTATCTATCATCCTGGTATTGCCCTTTCTGATCTTTACAGGGAATACAGCAACAGCGCAGACCGATCCGCATTTTTCCCAGTATTATGTGTATCCGTCATGGCTTAACCCGGCCTTAACGGGTGCATTTGATGGCCAATATCGTATTTCAGCCATCTATCGTAATCAGTGGGGAAACATCAGCGATCCGTTCTCGACTTACGGTGTAGCGGCAGATTTCACCACGAACAAGCAATTCAACTTTGGCGCCAGTGTATTGAACCAGAAAGCGGGCGACGGTGGTTATAACTATACCACTGCTTACGGAAGCGCCTCTTATACCGGCGTACGTCTCGGTGCTGCTGGTACACACAGGATTGTGTTTGGCTTACAGTTCGGCATGATCCAGCGCAAGTTCGATGCGTCCAAGCTGACCTTCGGCGACCAGTGGAACCCTATTACCGGTTACAATCCCGGTACGCCCAGTGGTGATGCTTTCAGCAGAACATCGGCTACATCATTCGATGCCGGCGCCGGTGTATTGTATTACGATGCGGAGCCAGGAAAGAAGTATAACCTCTTTGGCGGTTTCTCGGTATCACACCTTACAAGGCCTACCGACCAGTTCAGCAAGAATGGCGATGCCCGGTTCCCTATGCGCTTTACAGGCCATGCAGGTGTGAAGCTGGCCATCACGGATGCGATCAGTGTAACGCCTAACCTGCTTTACCTGCGCCAGGGCAATGCGGAAGAAAAGATGGCAGGCGCTTACGGACAGCTGTTTGTAAACCCGATAACCGATGTGTTGCTGGGTGTGAACTATAGGTTCAAAGATGCAGTATCCACACATGCCGGCTTTACCTACAAAAGCTTTACGCTGGGGGTAAGCTATGATATCAATACATCTGAACTGAGCAAGATAGCCAGGGGCTCCAACAGTTTTGAACTGTCGCTCACCTTCATCGGCAGAAAGCTTTTCAGATCGCAGGAAGTGGAGTTTGTTTGTCCGCGTCTCTAA
- a CDS encoding PKD domain-containing protein, which translates to MEKWTLLLTRQFFACYCSPPQGGGTGGRKLLRSSLTATLLVLLTCLQTYGQNLSNKGKSFWVGYGHHQFMEPNRGNSQEMVLYLSAEEPANVTVTIDGTTWTRSYSIPANTVIATDQIPKTGTFDARLYSVPPTFGGTGGEGLFIKKGIHIVSDVPIVAYAHIYGSASSGATMLMPEETWGYYYVSLNSQQDYDFDCFSWMFVVAKDNNTKVEITPSVPTRNGKLPGVPFTVTLNRGEIYQVIGASLGGSTGYEMTGTTVKSVANSNDTCFPIAVFSGSSRTAIACAGNFGSSGDNNIQQIFPSQAWGKRYLTAPTSTDNVAGSFMTNPYKVVVKDPTTIVKRNGVQLTGLQGNSYYEFESNTPDYLESDKPILVAQYMASTGACPNTGGDGDPEMIYLSPVEQSIKRIGFYRNNRESIRVNYLTMIIPTKGTESLTIDGQRNAWTVAVPHPNRPGYSVVIKRWNSSQAQAIVQSDSAFTAVTYGLGSVESYGYNAGTLINNLNVIGVIHNEKDTSSYKNEFTCTQTPVELSVLLAYKPTEMQWNISKLGNMITPNADVSLTNPQPTGEELVNGVPYYKYTLPGTYVFSTIGTYEIPITNTHPSIEKCDHKEEVKITVDVKRKPTASFKIDFTGCTMDTVYFKGDSSGNGYNIDRWKWVFPGAVQDSGALVKRRFPVGQQNIQLSVISKEGCLADTMIPITVVAKPVADFNTVPAALCEGGGVSLTDQSTYGGTTPVKNWYWNFGNDTTASLDKATAQTAHYPKYGTYTVSHVVKVSELCVSDTVKKQVQVNAKPVLGFTYPQNCLEVDGLVQFNSTTTVPDGQAISTYAWNFGDANATPANPNTSAVADPQHNYTSFGTYNIKYTVTTAQGCTKDTTVSATFNLKPRLAFTALPAVCVNDKRVISVAKGSVTNGVTGTGTYKGPGVSSTGVFNPLTAGAGTHTVWYVFSTQSGCTDSISATITVHPKPQPAFTANESICLGEAVNFADQSTVATGNITTWKWIFGDGNNETRTDNTPFSRTYTAWDTYNVKLVTVSNNGCISDTAAKTIAVHAMPVPDFGLPTSICMPDGTARFTNTSAVPDNAALTYQWAFGDGGVSTAAAPVYNYKKGGTYTVSLTATSVYGCTVTKEKILDAFFNQPQADFSVAPDTLCQGADNVFTDKSRDDNNNIVSWAWTFGDGSGSTDRNPVKRYSQPGNYPVQLVVANGAGCVSQPFTSNVVVYLQPVIDAGQSFIVPQGTVLTFNATANDSTVLKFRWSPPLGLSDPTALRPTLAAMEDQVYTLTAIGEGSCSAMDELSVKVFKAVKVPNAFSPNGDQVNDRWELTNLSEYADCTVEVFNRYGQRVYYSEGYKTPWDGSYKGHLLPAATYYYIIKLKNGFAPLTGYVVILF; encoded by the coding sequence ATGGAGAAATGGACATTGCTTTTAACCAGACAATTCTTTGCTTGCTATTGCTCTCCGCCTCAGGGCGGGGGCACTGGCGGCAGGAAATTGCTCCGCAGCAGCCTGACAGCCACCTTGCTCGTCCTGCTGACTTGTTTGCAAACCTATGGCCAGAACTTATCCAACAAAGGCAAAAGCTTTTGGGTGGGATATGGCCACCACCAGTTTATGGAGCCTAACAGGGGCAACTCGCAGGAAATGGTCTTGTACCTGAGTGCAGAAGAACCCGCAAATGTAACGGTGACAATAGACGGTACTACCTGGACAAGATCTTACAGCATCCCTGCCAACACCGTTATAGCCACCGACCAGATTCCCAAAACCGGGACTTTCGACGCGAGGTTATATTCCGTGCCGCCTACATTCGGTGGTACAGGAGGAGAGGGGCTCTTTATCAAAAAAGGGATCCACATCGTAAGTGATGTACCCATTGTAGCCTATGCACACATATACGGATCAGCATCATCAGGTGCTACCATGCTGATGCCGGAAGAAACCTGGGGTTATTATTATGTATCGCTGAACAGCCAGCAGGACTATGATTTTGACTGTTTCTCCTGGATGTTCGTAGTAGCAAAAGATAATAATACCAAAGTAGAGATCACCCCTTCTGTACCTACACGTAACGGTAAGCTTCCCGGCGTGCCTTTCACGGTTACATTGAACAGGGGAGAGATCTACCAGGTGATAGGTGCATCTTTAGGAGGCAGTACCGGCTATGAAATGACCGGTACTACGGTAAAGTCCGTCGCTAACTCAAATGACACCTGTTTCCCGATAGCGGTATTTTCCGGTAGTAGCCGTACCGCCATTGCCTGTGCCGGTAATTTCGGTTCCAGTGGCGATAACAATATCCAGCAGATCTTTCCTTCCCAGGCATGGGGAAAACGTTACCTCACCGCACCTACTTCTACTGATAATGTAGCGGGTAGTTTCATGACCAATCCATACAAGGTGGTAGTGAAAGATCCCACGACGATCGTGAAGCGCAATGGTGTACAGCTAACAGGTCTCCAGGGTAATTCATATTACGAATTTGAAAGTAATACGCCCGATTATCTCGAATCAGATAAACCCATTCTCGTTGCCCAATATATGGCCTCTACCGGCGCCTGTCCCAACACAGGTGGCGATGGTGACCCTGAAATGATCTACCTCAGCCCCGTTGAGCAATCCATTAAAAGAATAGGTTTTTACAGGAACAACAGGGAAAGCATCCGGGTAAACTACCTGACCATGATCATTCCCACGAAGGGTACTGAATCCCTGACAATTGATGGTCAGCGGAATGCATGGACGGTGGCCGTACCACACCCCAACAGACCCGGTTATTCTGTTGTCATAAAACGTTGGAATTCCAGCCAGGCGCAGGCCATCGTACAAAGCGATTCCGCATTCACCGCCGTAACCTATGGCCTGGGTTCTGTGGAGAGTTATGGCTATAACGCAGGCACCCTCATTAATAACCTGAACGTAATCGGTGTTATTCATAATGAAAAAGATACCTCCTCCTACAAGAACGAATTTACCTGTACGCAAACGCCTGTAGAACTGTCGGTGCTTTTGGCATACAAGCCGACCGAGATGCAATGGAACATCAGCAAGCTGGGAAACATGATCACGCCCAATGCCGATGTATCGCTCACCAATCCGCAGCCCACAGGCGAAGAGTTGGTGAATGGCGTACCCTACTATAAATATACTTTACCGGGTACTTATGTATTCAGCACCATCGGTACCTACGAAATACCTATCACGAATACACACCCCAGTATTGAAAAATGTGATCATAAAGAAGAAGTGAAAATCACTGTAGATGTGAAGCGGAAGCCAACAGCTTCTTTTAAAATTGACTTCACTGGCTGTACCATGGATACGGTGTATTTCAAAGGCGACAGCAGTGGCAACGGGTACAATATTGACCGCTGGAAATGGGTATTCCCTGGCGCAGTGCAGGACAGTGGTGCACTGGTGAAACGCAGGTTCCCCGTGGGACAACAGAATATCCAGCTGAGCGTGATCTCCAAAGAAGGATGCCTGGCAGATACGATGATCCCGATTACAGTGGTGGCAAAACCGGTTGCTGACTTTAACACTGTACCCGCGGCACTTTGCGAGGGCGGTGGTGTCAGCCTGACAGACCAGTCCACCTATGGCGGCACAACGCCTGTGAAGAACTGGTACTGGAACTTTGGCAATGATACCACGGCATCACTGGATAAAGCTACTGCGCAAACAGCACATTATCCTAAATACGGTACCTATACTGTTTCCCATGTGGTGAAGGTGAGCGAGCTCTGTGTGAGTGATACTGTAAAGAAACAGGTGCAGGTAAATGCAAAACCGGTATTAGGTTTTACTTATCCGCAGAACTGCCTGGAGGTAGATGGCCTTGTACAGTTCAACAGTACCACTACGGTGCCTGATGGACAGGCTATCAGTACCTATGCCTGGAACTTCGGCGATGCCAATGCTACACCGGCTAATCCGAATACTTCAGCTGTGGCCGATCCACAGCACAACTATACCAGTTTCGGCACTTATAACATTAAATATACGGTTACCACTGCCCAGGGATGTACGAAAGACACTACGGTGTCTGCAACGTTCAACCTGAAGCCCCGGCTGGCCTTCACAGCCTTGCCTGCAGTATGTGTGAACGATAAACGCGTGATATCGGTGGCAAAAGGCAGTGTGACAAATGGTGTGACAGGTACGGGCACTTACAAGGGCCCGGGAGTATCTTCTACCGGTGTGTTCAATCCGCTGACCGCAGGTGCTGGTACACACACGGTGTGGTATGTGTTCTCCACACAGAGTGGTTGTACCGATTCTATATCTGCCACCATTACCGTACATCCGAAGCCGCAACCTGCTTTCACTGCCAACGAGAGTATCTGTTTGGGAGAAGCGGTGAATTTTGCGGACCAGTCGACAGTTGCCACCGGCAATATCACCACCTGGAAATGGATCTTCGGAGATGGTAACAATGAAACACGGACAGATAACACGCCGTTTAGCAGGACCTATACGGCCTGGGATACCTACAATGTGAAACTGGTAACAGTAAGCAACAATGGTTGTATCAGCGATACTGCTGCAAAGACGATCGCAGTGCATGCAATGCCGGTTCCGGACTTTGGCTTACCCACCAGCATCTGTATGCCCGATGGTACGGCCAGGTTCACAAACACATCTGCTGTTCCGGATAATGCCGCTCTGACCTATCAATGGGCTTTCGGTGACGGAGGCGTGTCAACTGCAGCAGCGCCGGTTTATAATTACAAAAAGGGAGGTACTTACACGGTATCACTGACGGCTACTTCGGTGTATGGCTGTACTGTTACCAAAGAAAAAATACTGGATGCGTTCTTTAATCAGCCACAGGCCGACTTCAGCGTTGCGCCGGACACATTGTGCCAGGGTGCTGATAATGTCTTTACAGACAAGAGCAGGGATGATAATAATAATATCGTTTCATGGGCATGGACCTTTGGCGATGGCAGCGGATCGACAGACAGGAATCCCGTGAAGCGCTACAGTCAGCCGGGCAATTACCCTGTGCAGCTGGTCGTTGCCAATGGCGCAGGCTGCGTATCCCAACCGTTCACCAGCAATGTAGTGGTATACCTGCAGCCGGTCATAGATGCAGGACAATCCTTCATCGTACCACAGGGTACGGTCCTGACCTTTAACGCCACTGCCAATGATTCTACCGTACTTAAATTCCGCTGGTCGCCGCCACTCGGACTGTCTGACCCTACTGCCCTGAGGCCTACGCTCGCTGCCATGGAAGACCAGGTATATACATTGACGGCTATCGGAGAAGGAAGTTGCAGTGCTATGGATGAGCTGTCGGTGAAAGTATTCAAAGCAGTAAAAGTACCTAATGCATTCTCACCCAACGGCGACCAGGTAAATGACAGATGGGAGCTAACTAACCTGTCTGAATATGCAGATTGCACGGTGGAAGTGTTCAACCGTTACGGACAACGTGTATACTATTCAGAAGGCTACAAGACGCCATGGGATGGCTCTTATAAAGGCCACCTGTTACCAGCGGCTACTTACTACTATATCATAAAACTGAAGAATGGATTTGCACCACTGACGGGGTACGTAGTCATTTTATTTTAA
- a CDS encoding OmpA family protein has translation MKHIFLTAVLFSAVTISKGQVAYNYLRSADYYYKNAEYSSAAPYYEKYLAGARKIVSDAAYRPYNTQPSAKKSLATVSSEQQAIYKLAESYRLLHDYSKAVPWYAEAMEFDKTAFPLAPYHYAVALRALGRHELAEKAFTYFLESYTQQDTYRETAQRELQNLRFIIAEMSKPDLNMYKVEKAPEVINPIGANYAPVWLKDSVLVFTSTRPEKGAKGHAFVNRLYTANYASGQPDTVSLLVIAQPKDVDQGVIALSPDGNTLFMTRWTVKQGKKSAAIYSSKKSGDTWSEPVLLDTVLNVPGYSSQQPFVTPDGKRLIYASDRPGGVGGFDLWEAELNGEGTPFYTKNLGPVINTAWNEEAPYVHAASNLLIFSTDGRVGMGGFDFFYAKDSAGAWSTPVNFGYPVNSVKDDMYFISKGSKENILENVWLSSDRAAACCLELFSLQKVVPPPPPPPPAPKPEPQVVALEPPTTDGPIVLENIYYDFNMSYLQPASFPSLDRLVAMLKKYPAIVIELSAHTDSKGSNALNEKLSEDRAKSCVDYLVSQGIDASRLQAKGYAATRPIAPNTHPDGSDNPEGRARNRRTEFRIISGR, from the coding sequence ATGAAACATATCTTTCTTACAGCAGTACTGTTTTCGGCGGTAACAATAAGCAAAGGACAGGTTGCTTATAACTACCTGAGGTCTGCTGACTATTACTACAAGAATGCAGAGTATAGTTCTGCCGCGCCGTATTATGAAAAATACCTGGCAGGCGCCAGGAAGATCGTAAGCGATGCTGCATACCGGCCTTACAACACGCAGCCATCTGCCAAGAAATCGCTGGCTACGGTAAGCTCAGAGCAACAGGCTATCTATAAACTGGCAGAGAGCTACCGTTTACTGCACGATTACAGCAAGGCAGTACCCTGGTATGCGGAGGCCATGGAGTTTGATAAAACGGCGTTCCCGCTGGCTCCTTATCATTACGCAGTAGCCTTAAGGGCGCTGGGAAGGCATGAGCTGGCAGAGAAAGCATTCACCTATTTCCTGGAATCATATACACAACAGGATACCTACCGTGAAACAGCACAAAGGGAATTGCAAAACCTCCGCTTCATCATTGCAGAGATGAGCAAGCCCGATCTTAACATGTATAAAGTAGAGAAGGCGCCTGAAGTGATCAACCCGATAGGTGCTAACTATGCCCCTGTATGGTTGAAAGACAGCGTGCTGGTATTTACCTCTACCAGGCCGGAGAAAGGCGCGAAAGGACATGCCTTTGTAAACCGCCTGTATACTGCTAATTACGCCTCCGGACAACCGGATACTGTAAGCCTCCTGGTCATTGCACAGCCGAAGGATGTAGACCAGGGAGTGATCGCATTGAGCCCTGATGGCAATACGCTCTTTATGACACGCTGGACGGTGAAACAGGGGAAGAAGAGTGCAGCGATCTACAGCAGCAAAAAGAGTGGTGATACCTGGAGTGAGCCGGTATTACTGGATACTGTGCTGAATGTACCCGGCTACAGTTCACAACAACCCTTTGTAACACCCGATGGCAAACGCCTGATCTATGCCAGCGACAGGCCGGGTGGTGTGGGCGGTTTCGATCTCTGGGAAGCAGAACTGAACGGAGAAGGAACGCCTTTCTATACAAAGAACCTTGGCCCGGTGATCAATACTGCCTGGAACGAGGAAGCACCTTATGTACATGCTGCTTCCAACCTGCTGATCTTTTCTACGGATGGCAGGGTAGGCATGGGCGGCTTTGACTTCTTTTATGCGAAAGATTCTGCAGGCGCCTGGAGCACACCGGTGAACTTCGGATACCCTGTGAATTCTGTAAAGGACGATATGTATTTCATCAGTAAGGGCAGTAAGGAGAACATCCTGGAAAATGTGTGGCTGTCGTCCGACCGGGCAGCCGCTTGCTGCCTGGAGCTCTTCTCCCTGCAGAAAGTAGTGCCACCGCCACCACCTCCACCGCCGGCGCCAAAACCGGAACCACAGGTTGTTGCGCTGGAACCACCAACGACAGATGGTCCTATTGTACTGGAGAATATTTACTACGATTTCAATATGTCTTACCTGCAACCGGCATCTTTCCCATCACTGGACAGGCTGGTAGCGATGCTGAAAAAATACCCGGCTATTGTGATAGAGCTGAGCGCGCATACAGACAGCAAAGGTTCCAATGCGCTGAATGAAAAATTGTCTGAAGACAGGGCGAAGAGCTGTGTGGATTACCTGGTAAGCCAGGGCATTGATGCCAGCCGCCTGCAGGCAAAAGGCTATGCAGCTACCCGTCCGATAGCGCCTAATACCCATCCTGACGGATCTGACAACCCGGAAGGCCGTGCGCGTAACCGCAGAACGGAGTTCAGGATCATCAGCGGCAGATAA
- a CDS encoding type IX secretion system membrane protein PorP/SprF — translation MKRKPLLLLLLALLSQEIYAQQQPHYTQYILNPFIINPAVAGIENYWDVKASHRHQWTGLNGAPVTTYLTVHGPLRKSDYPQASVTGLTPPGENPRGRAYWQEYTTPPAHAGMGVTILNDRTGPLNRFSFSATYAHHIPLSSRLNVSGGISIGMQSVSVDAAKLQFQQPGDPVVASSTLLNKWRPEVNAGLLLYGADFYIGAAVQNIVPQEIAYDNGKVVGDSLYRGKLVPHLFFSGGYRLWMTEDVSVLPSVMVRLITAAPISYDVNAKFLYRDRLWWGASYRIKDGFAAMLGVNISSTVNIGYSYDYTTSSLNTVSKGTHEVLIGFLLGNRYGDLCPRNNF, via the coding sequence ATGAAAAGAAAACCATTGTTGTTGCTGCTGCTGGCGTTATTGTCGCAGGAGATCTATGCACAGCAACAGCCGCATTATACGCAGTACATCCTGAATCCGTTCATCATCAATCCTGCAGTGGCGGGCATTGAAAACTACTGGGATGTAAAGGCGAGTCACCGGCACCAGTGGACCGGTCTGAATGGTGCACCGGTTACAACCTACTTAACCGTTCATGGTCCTCTTCGCAAGAGTGATTACCCACAGGCCAGTGTAACCGGTCTGACGCCTCCCGGGGAGAATCCCAGGGGCAGGGCTTACTGGCAGGAGTATACCACGCCGCCTGCGCATGCAGGTATGGGGGTGACCATTCTGAACGACAGGACCGGTCCCCTGAACAGGTTCTCCTTCAGTGCTACATATGCGCATCACATTCCGCTGTCATCGCGACTGAATGTAAGTGGTGGTATTTCCATAGGCATGCAATCCGTATCAGTAGATGCCGCCAAGCTGCAATTCCAGCAGCCAGGCGATCCTGTGGTTGCTTCCAGTACCCTGCTGAACAAGTGGCGTCCGGAAGTGAATGCAGGGCTCTTACTGTATGGTGCTGACTTCTATATAGGTGCGGCCGTCCAGAACATTGTTCCCCAGGAAATAGCCTATGATAATGGTAAAGTAGTGGGTGATTCTCTATACAGGGGAAAGCTGGTGCCGCACCTGTTCTTTTCGGGAGGTTACAGGCTCTGGATGACGGAGGATGTGAGTGTATTGCCATCCGTGATGGTAAGGCTGATCACTGCAGCGCCCATCAGCTATGATGTGAATGCCAAGTTCCTGTACAGGGACCGTTTATGGTGGGGCGCTTCGTACCGTATCAAAGACGGCTTTGCCGCCATGCTGGGCGTGAATATCAGCTCTACGGTGAACATCGGTTATTCGTACGACTACACGACATCATCGCTGAATACGGTCAGCAAAGGCACGCATGAAGTGCTCATCGGTTTCCTGCTGGGCAACCGCTATGGGGACCTCTGTCCGAGAAATAACTTTTAA
- a CDS encoding RNA polymerase sigma factor, giving the protein MKRYCDLTDEDLIKSYRSGDDRAFTVLVHRHKNRIFTTIMLLVKDRCLAEDIFQDVFIKIINAFNEGHYLDNSRFIAWAVRIAHNCCISHFRKKTAAFALIYRDELINNTYKHVDSQEHRIITRETHASVHVLIDRLPEAQREALILRYYADLSFKEIAQIVNVGINTALGRVRYAVMNMRKMMEREQTPEAV; this is encoded by the coding sequence ATGAAAAGATATTGTGACCTGACAGATGAAGATCTTATAAAATCGTACAGATCCGGCGATGACCGTGCGTTTACGGTACTTGTGCATCGCCATAAGAACAGGATCTTTACAACTATCATGCTGTTGGTAAAAGACAGATGCCTGGCGGAAGATATATTCCAGGATGTGTTCATCAAGATCATCAATGCCTTCAACGAAGGCCATTACCTTGACAACAGCCGCTTTATAGCCTGGGCTGTCAGGATAGCCCATAATTGCTGCATCAGCCATTTTCGTAAAAAGACAGCTGCTTTTGCCCTTATCTACAGGGATGAATTAATCAACAACACTTACAAACATGTGGATAGCCAGGAGCACCGCATCATTACGCGGGAAACCCATGCATCCGTACACGTATTGATCGACCGCCTGCCGGAAGCACAGCGTGAAGCGCTGATCTTACGGTATTATGCCGACCTCTCTTTTAAAGAGATCGCACAGATCGTCAATGTAGGTATTAATACCGCATTGGGAAGAGTGCGTTACGCTGTCATGAACATGCGTAAAATGATGGAAAGAGAACAAACACCTGAAGCTGTGTAA